The following coding sequences are from one Nilaparvata lugens isolate BPH chromosome 4, ASM1435652v1, whole genome shotgun sequence window:
- the LOC111054786 gene encoding 40S ribosomal protein S27 isoform X1 — protein sequence MPLAKDLLHPTPAEEKRRHKLKRLVQHPNSYFMDVKCPGCYKITTVFSHAQSVVVCAGCSMILCQPTGGRARLTEGCSFRKKQH from the exons ATGCCT CTCGCCAAAGATTTGTTGCATCCTACTCCAGCAGAAGAAAAGAGGCGACACAAGCTTAAGCGATTGGTCCAGCACCCTAACTCTTATTTTATGGATGTCAAGTGCCCTG GCTGTTACAAAATTACAACAGTGTTCAGCCATGCCCAGAGCGTAGTTGTGTGCGCCGGCTGTTCGATGATCCTGTGCCAGCCCACCGGTGGAAGGGCGAGGCTAACTGAAG GATGTTCGTTCAGGAAAAAACAgcattaa
- the LOC111054786 gene encoding uncharacterized protein LOC111054786 isoform X3, protein MLSPMVDCCCYIQAVNFTDCSPKICCILLQQKKRGDTSLSDWSSTLTLILWMSSALAVTKLQQCSAMPRA, encoded by the exons ATGTTGAGTCCAATGGTTGACTGTTGTTGCTACATACAAGCTGTAAACTTTACTGATTG CTCGCCAAAGATTTGTTGCATCCTACTCCAGCAGAAGAAAAGAGGCGACACAAGCTTAAGCGATTGGTCCAGCACCCTAACTCTTATTTTATGGATGTCAAGTGCCCTG GCTGTTACAAAATTACAACAGTGTTCAGCCATGCCCAGAGCGTAG